The uncultured Desulfuromonas sp. genome has a segment encoding these proteins:
- a CDS encoding O-acetylhomoserine aminocarboxypropyltransferase/cysteine synthase family protein, giving the protein MEEQWSVETLAIQGGYRPESAQPRVTPIVQSTTFKYDNADHMASLFDLDCFDPMYTRIGNPTWAAFEQKMAEMEGGVGALATSSGQAASTLSILNICRSGQHVVTAGTLYGGTYSLFYNTLPKMGIEVTFVDPEAGIDEIKSHFRPETRVLFAETIGNPGLNVLDFEKFSTVAKEMQVPLIIDNTFGTPYLCRPFEHGADIVIHSATKYIDGHATSVGGVIVDSGKFDWTNGRYPEMTEPDSSYHGLCYTEKFGNMAYIIKARVQLMRDLGTSPSPFNTFMFNHGLETLHVRMQRHCENALEVARRLEMHPKVKWVSYPGLPSHPSYDRVQKYLPKGASGVLTFGIEGGVEAGRRFMESTKLIAMVVHVGDVRSCVLHPASTTHRQLSEEQQIASGVTPDLIRLSVGIENVEDIIADIDQALAKS; this is encoded by the coding sequence ATGGAAGAGCAATGGAGCGTAGAGACTCTGGCGATTCAGGGCGGCTATCGTCCCGAGTCGGCGCAGCCGCGTGTCACCCCAATCGTACAGAGCACGACATTTAAATACGACAATGCCGATCATATGGCGAGTCTGTTCGATTTGGATTGCTTTGATCCCATGTATACCCGTATCGGTAATCCCACCTGGGCCGCTTTTGAACAGAAAATGGCCGAGATGGAAGGGGGCGTCGGCGCATTGGCTACCTCTTCCGGTCAGGCGGCCAGTACGCTGTCGATTCTCAATATCTGCCGCAGTGGCCAACATGTGGTCACGGCAGGCACCCTGTATGGCGGCACCTATTCGCTGTTCTACAATACGCTGCCGAAGATGGGCATTGAAGTGACGTTTGTCGATCCGGAAGCCGGTATTGACGAAATTAAGAGTCATTTCCGTCCGGAGACGCGGGTCCTGTTTGCCGAGACCATTGGCAATCCCGGCCTCAATGTGCTCGATTTTGAGAAATTCTCGACCGTGGCCAAAGAGATGCAGGTGCCGCTGATTATCGATAACACCTTTGGTACCCCCTATTTATGCCGTCCGTTTGAGCACGGTGCCGATATTGTCATTCACTCGGCAACCAAATATATTGACGGCCATGCCACCAGCGTTGGCGGCGTCATCGTCGACAGCGGCAAGTTTGATTGGACCAATGGCCGCTACCCGGAAATGACCGAGCCTGACAGCAGTTACCATGGTCTGTGTTATACGGAGAAATTCGGCAATATGGCCTATATCATCAAGGCCCGCGTCCAACTGATGCGCGATTTGGGCACCAGTCCGTCACCGTTTAACACCTTTATGTTCAACCATGGCCTGGAAACGCTGCACGTGCGCATGCAACGCCACTGTGAAAATGCTCTTGAAGTGGCCAGACGTCTGGAGATGCATCCCAAAGTTAAATGGGTGTCCTATCCGGGGCTGCCGAGTCATCCCAGCTATGATCGGGTGCAGAAATATTTGCCCAAGGGCGCCAGTGGCGTGCTGACTTTTGGTATCGAAGGCGGCGTGGAGGCCGGTCGTCGCTTCATGGAAAGCACCAAGCTGATTGCCATGGTGGTTCATGTTGGTGATGTGCGCAGCTGCGTGCTGCATCCGGCCAGTACCACCCATCGCCAGCTCAGTGAAGAACAGCAGATCGCTTCTGGGGTCACGCCCGACCTGATCCGGCTGTCCGTTGGTATTGAGAATGTCGAGGATATTATTGCCGATATTGATCAGGCCTTGGCGAAGAGTTAG
- a CDS encoding cytochrome c3 family protein gives MMCSAHAKRLSAGALLLFSLLFYVPLCFGEITAVPLTDADCIKCHHQPSVDIRDHGGAHRDDMGCLGCHENHPPLGDAVIPECSDCHSGDDHKHFALDDCSSCHNPHAPGINDLSALDEPKSACLSCHEDVGTAMEQTPSLHAEQQCNDCHNEHGTDDGQFSTCIDCHDKHSPDMTYQDCLGCHQPHAPTIYLWNEDTPADQCAACHEDQVSELSSKGEAHGSDIHCSDCHSAHPPHEEGVIPACADCHAPSDHPHYKLDNCVACHRPHAPLEIDLTAVSPIKPVCISCHEAPQQEMHQWPSAHGDMDCNECHQEHGDAMSCLDCHDGHNDSMSYRDCLRCHQPHSPLALRFSQAGIKSDLCGSCHRGQLKQLSGNTTGHADVQCVFCHRRTHKVILTCDNCHGEPHDSSIHQHFTDCAQCHNGPHNLKN, from the coding sequence ATGATGTGTAGTGCTCACGCAAAACGTCTGTCGGCAGGTGCGCTGCTGCTTTTCTCGCTGTTGTTTTACGTCCCATTGTGTTTTGGCGAGATCACGGCTGTTCCCCTGACGGACGCCGACTGTATCAAATGTCATCATCAACCCTCCGTGGACATTCGTGACCACGGTGGCGCCCATCGCGATGATATGGGCTGCCTCGGCTGCCATGAAAACCATCCGCCTCTCGGTGATGCGGTGATTCCGGAATGCAGTGACTGCCACAGTGGCGATGACCACAAGCACTTTGCACTCGACGATTGCAGCAGCTGCCACAACCCTCACGCTCCGGGCATCAATGACCTGAGCGCCTTGGATGAGCCGAAAAGTGCCTGTCTGAGCTGTCACGAGGACGTCGGCACAGCCATGGAGCAGACCCCGAGCCTGCATGCCGAGCAGCAGTGTAACGACTGCCACAACGAGCACGGCACCGATGACGGCCAGTTTTCCACCTGCATTGACTGTCACGATAAACACAGCCCGGACATGACGTATCAGGACTGCCTCGGTTGTCACCAACCTCATGCGCCGACCATCTATCTGTGGAATGAGGACACCCCGGCAGATCAATGCGCCGCCTGTCATGAGGATCAGGTCAGCGAGCTCTCCAGCAAAGGTGAAGCGCACGGTTCCGATATCCACTGCAGCGATTGCCACAGTGCTCACCCGCCTCACGAAGAAGGGGTCATTCCCGCCTGTGCCGACTGCCATGCACCGAGCGATCATCCTCATTACAAGCTGGACAACTGCGTAGCGTGTCACCGCCCGCACGCCCCGTTGGAGATCGACCTGACGGCGGTTTCACCGATCAAACCGGTATGTATTTCCTGTCACGAAGCACCACAACAGGAGATGCACCAGTGGCCCAGCGCCCATGGCGATATGGACTGCAACGAGTGCCATCAGGAACACGGTGACGCCATGTCCTGCCTGGACTGTCACGATGGCCATAACGACAGTATGTCCTATCGCGATTGCCTGCGCTGCCATCAACCTCACAGCCCGCTGGCATTGCGCTTCTCACAGGCCGGTATTAAATCCGACCTGTGCGGCAGCTGTCACCGCGGTCAGTTGAAACAGCTGTCCGGCAACACCACAGGTCACGCCGATGTTCAATGCGTGTTCTGTCACCGTCGCACCCATAAGGTGATCCTGACGTGCGACAACTGTCATGGGGAACCCCATGATTCAAGTATTCATCAACACTTTACGGATTGTGCGCAGTGCCACAATGGGCCGCATAACCTGAAAAACTAA
- a CDS encoding tetratricopeptide repeat protein: protein MNPRNKLLLNSVLFISCILLAGGAMLYNYGYKLCWQCSTHDYYERGKEFVTHAEDELQRTGVDFIRLAADRDDLDAQLLLAESYTTKLPQGYVSDTPDAQKKLSTLVVKNRTIAGKLLSQAYNRLYAGNAMTARQWYNMALLVEAGLIQRDDPAQASLDLMTQAAEAGSYPAMTRLGSFYHQQADYAQAKQWLRRAAEAGVDPQPALTLGDYFYYGKSEAVNYEKAIHWYRQALNTQRELTARNSEQDRLAAEDVPMARIDMAMRQLQKSRMQAPMTLNYRLVGNANSSKVFTQDRSEGPIGTVTSADGEIIAQIDPAITLALSIPVNRKTFESMSEGLDWVLHSYARSRYGSYTRFYFKLVR from the coding sequence ATGAATCCGCGCAATAAATTGCTTCTCAATAGTGTGCTTTTCATCAGCTGCATTCTGCTGGCCGGTGGCGCCATGCTGTACAACTACGGTTATAAGCTATGCTGGCAATGCTCCACCCACGACTATTACGAGCGCGGCAAGGAGTTTGTCACCCACGCCGAAGACGAATTGCAACGCACCGGTGTTGACTTCATCCGCCTCGCCGCGGATCGTGACGATCTGGATGCCCAGCTGTTATTGGCGGAGAGCTATACCACGAAGTTGCCTCAGGGATACGTCAGTGACACACCGGATGCGCAAAAAAAACTGAGCACCCTGGTGGTCAAAAACCGCACGATTGCCGGAAAACTGCTTTCTCAAGCCTACAATCGCCTCTACGCCGGCAACGCCATGACGGCACGCCAGTGGTACAACATGGCCCTGCTGGTTGAAGCGGGCCTGATTCAGCGTGACGACCCTGCCCAGGCAAGCCTTGACCTGATGACGCAGGCGGCTGAAGCCGGCAGTTATCCGGCCATGACCCGGCTGGGTTCGTTCTATCATCAACAGGCGGACTATGCTCAAGCCAAACAATGGCTGCGCCGTGCCGCTGAGGCCGGTGTCGATCCGCAACCCGCCCTGACCCTGGGCGACTACTTTTATTACGGCAAAAGTGAAGCGGTCAATTACGAGAAAGCCATCCACTGGTACCGCCAGGCCCTTAACACGCAACGCGAGCTGACCGCACGCAACAGTGAACAGGACCGTCTAGCCGCTGAAGATGTGCCCATGGCCCGCATTGACATGGCCATGCGCCAACTGCAAAAAAGCCGCATGCAAGCGCCGATGACACTCAACTATCGTCTGGTCGGCAACGCCAACAGCAGCAAAGTTTTCACCCAGGATCGCTCCGAAGGACCCATCGGCACCGTAACGTCTGCCGATGGCGAGATTATCGCCCAGATCGACCCGGCCATCACTCTGGCCTTATCGATTCCGGTAAACCGCAAAACCTTCGAGTCGATGAGTGAAGGGCTGGATTGGGTGTTACACTCCTATGCGCGCAGTCGTTACGGCAGCTACACCCGCTTTTATTTCAAATTGGTCCGCTAA
- a CDS encoding cytochrome c3 family protein, translating into MKHTVLFVWTVMVVLVTSTAWATTFDHDEHVAILEGEDCSTCHVADAQSIIPDVAICLECHEATMVEDVTFPGLKTHDVTWSLSHRAAAKSTSMDCAACHQQNDCLECHSAGFADEMGDFGNSMTNVHRSDFHVSHPIAARTNPQLCTSCHESSFCSDCHNDFRRGSLTGISHQRSFSSLTVGPTGPAHENFSESQCQTCHVDSILPSHEWTSGHAREARKNLVTCQACHPEGDVCIKCHSARSGLGINPHPKDWDDIDGRMLRASDGRTCRKCH; encoded by the coding sequence ATGAAGCACACAGTATTATTCGTTTGGACCGTTATGGTCGTGCTGGTGACATCCACGGCCTGGGCCACCACCTTCGATCATGACGAGCACGTTGCCATCCTCGAAGGCGAAGACTGCAGCACCTGCCATGTGGCCGATGCGCAAAGCATCATTCCCGATGTCGCTATCTGCCTGGAATGCCATGAGGCAACCATGGTCGAAGACGTCACGTTTCCCGGGCTGAAAACCCATGATGTCACCTGGTCGCTCAGTCACCGCGCTGCGGCAAAAAGCACATCCATGGACTGCGCCGCCTGCCATCAGCAGAATGACTGCCTGGAATGCCACAGCGCCGGGTTTGCCGACGAAATGGGTGACTTCGGCAACAGCATGACCAACGTGCACCGCAGTGATTTCCATGTGTCCCACCCGATCGCCGCGCGCACCAACCCCCAATTATGTACCAGCTGCCATGAGAGCAGTTTCTGCTCCGACTGCCACAACGATTTCCGTCGCGGTTCTTTGACCGGCATTTCGCATCAGCGCAGTTTCAGCAGCTTAACCGTCGGTCCGACCGGTCCGGCCCATGAGAATTTCAGTGAATCTCAATGCCAGACCTGTCACGTGGATTCGATCTTACCGTCACACGAATGGACCAGCGGCCATGCCCGCGAGGCACGCAAGAACTTAGTGACCTGCCAGGCATGCCACCCCGAAGGCGATGTCTGCATCAAGTGCCACAGCGCCCGCAGCGGTCTCGGCATCAACCCCCATCCCAAGGACTGGGATGACATTGATGGAAGAATGCTTCGTGCCAGCGATGGCCGAACCTGCCGTAAGTGTCACTAA